A genomic region of Elaeis guineensis isolate ETL-2024a chromosome 9, EG11, whole genome shotgun sequence contains the following coding sequences:
- the LOC105031935 gene encoding leucine-rich repeat receptor-like serine/threonine/tyrosine-protein kinase SOBIR1, whose protein sequence is MASLPLPLFFLLLVVTYSYCRTIENLDEEHHHQALLSCPDPDTPSAGHKFQIKPLWVAVSFVLPTLCFLLCWLTIKRCKRIVSYNKTSASRQPTLFSPMIRRAEDLSVLEELDNGGLLLETIGHGGCGEVYKADIFNGDREILIAIKRIMQPAIDANKLCKEESNLLNHQMRQIRSEIQTVGQIRHRNLLPLLAHIPRPNCHYLIYEFMKNGSLHDALKDVSNGLRELQWTVRYKIAVDVAAGLEYLHIMNRPRIIHRDLKPANILLDDDLNARISDFGLAKMVPDIITSAEMRSEVAGTVGYIAPEYHRTLFFTDKCDVYSFGVTLAVLVTGKFPTDNFFQTTNEMCIVGWVRTAMASNDPRVVIDQKLLGSGFEEQMLLVLKIACFCTYDDPKERPNSRDVHHMLSQIKH, encoded by the exons ATGGCCTCCCTTCCTctgcctctcttcttcctcttgctGGTCGTCACTTACAGCTATTGTAGGACCATCGAAAACTTAGATGAAG AACACCACCACCAAGCTCTACTTTCTTGCCCCGACCCAGATACACCTTCGGCAGGACACAAATTCCAAATCAAGCCTTTGTGGGTGGCAGTTAGTTTTGTATTGCCTACACTCTGTTTCCTTCTATGCTGGTTAACCATAAAACGTTGCAAACGGATCGTTAGCTACAACAAGACCAGCGCCAGTCGACAGCCAACACTCTTCAGCCCAATGATCAGGCGCGCTGAAGATCTCTCCGTCTTAGAAGAGCTAGACAATGGTGGCCTCCTCCTAGAAACTATCGGTCATGGAGGGTGCGGCGAGGTCTACAAAGCTGACATTTTCAATGGTGACAGAGAGATACTGATTGCAATCAAGAGGATCATGCAACCAGCAATCGACGCGAATAAACTCTGCAAAGAAGAATCTAATCTTCTGAACCACCAGATGCGGCAGATCAGATCAGAAATCCAGACAGTTGGGCAAATTAGACATCGAAACCTTCTTCCTCTGTTAGCTCACATTCCAAGGCCCAATTGCCATTACCTTATCTATGAATTTATGAAGAACGGATCCTTGCATGATGCACTCAAGGATGTGTCAAATGGATTGAGGGAGCTACAATGGACAGTGCGGTACAAGATTGCGGTTGATGTAGCTGCTGGCCTTGAGTATCTCCACATCATGAACAGACCTCGCATAATTCACAGAGATCTGAAGCCAGCGAACATACTGCTTGATGATGATCTAAATGCTCGGATATCTGATTTTGGGCTTGCAAAAATGGTGCCAGACATCATAACCAGCGCTGAGATGAGATCGGAGGTGGCAGGAACAGTAGGTTACATTGCACCTGAGTATCATCGGACACTATTTTTTACTGATAAATGTGATGTATATAGTTTTGGAGTGACTCTGGCTGTGCTTGTCACTGGCAAGTTTCCAACTGATAATTTCTTTCAGACAACTAATGAGATGTGCATTGTAGGATGGGTTAGGACCGCGATGGCATCCAATGACCCGAGGGTGGTCATAGACCAGAAGCTGTTGGGGAGCGGCTTCGAGGAGCAAATGCTACTGGTGTTGAAGATTGCTTGTTTTTGTACATATGATGATCCAAAAGAGAGGCCTAATAGTAGGGATGTTCATCATATGCTATCCCAGATAAAGCATTAG